In one window of Macadamia integrifolia cultivar HAES 741 chromosome 2, SCU_Mint_v3, whole genome shotgun sequence DNA:
- the LOC122071924 gene encoding clathrin interactor EPSIN 1-like produces the protein MDFMKVFDQTVREIKREVNIKVLKVPEMEQKVLDATDSEPWGPHGTALAEIAQATKKFTECQMVMNVLWTRLTDTGRNWRHVYKALTVIEYLVAHGSERALDDITEHTFQISSLSGFEYVEPNGKDMGINVRKKAENLLALLNNKDKIQGVREKAAANRDKYIGLSSSGITYKSGSASYGSYGSGSGQYNDRYGGIGGTKEGDMFKSSYKVGDRFEDEEFRKDSHGTERRGIDSEDEGNNVKKGSASYGRLIQSCSFTTMMATCFPVHLVNVGYKPFIHSVSLLVSCAIFNNFTFDCSELPYF, from the exons GTTCTGGATGCTACCGACAGTGAACCCTGGGGTCCCCATGGAACCGCTTTAGCAGAGATAGCACAGGCCACCAAAAAATT CACTGAGTGCCAGATGGTTATGAATGTACTCTGGACAAGATTGACCGATACTGGTCGAAACTGGCGTCATGTGTATAAG gcATTGACTGTTATAGAATACTTGGTAGCACATGGATCTGAGCGGGCACTGGATGACATAACAGAACATACTTTTCAAATCTCA TCACTCTCAGGTTTTGAATATGTTGAACCTAATGGGAAAGATATGGGAATCAATGTCAGAAAGAAAGCTGAAAACCTGTTGGCCCTTTTGAATAATAAGGATAAAATACAAGGAGTTAGAGAAAAAGCTGCTGCAAATCGTGATAA GTATATTGGACTTTCATCATCTGGGATAACATATAAGTCAGGTTCAGCCTCATATGGTAGCTACGGTAGCGGCAGTGGCCAGTATAATGACCGATATGGAGGTATAGGTGGCACAAAAGAGGGTGACATGTTCAAGAGTAGTTACAAAGTTGGGGACCGTTTTGAAGATGAAGAGTTCCGCAAAGATAGCCATGGTACAGAACGTAGAGGGATTGATAGTGAGGATGAAGGGAACAATGTAAAGAAGGGGTCTGCAAGTTATGGCAGGTTAATACAGTCTTGTTCCTTCACAACAATGATGGCCACTTGTTTTCCTGTACATTTGGTCAACGTGGGTTATAAACCATTCATTCACAGTGTTTCCTTACTTGTTTCTTGTGCTATTTTTAATAACTTCACCTTTGATTGCTCTGAACTACCCTATTTTTAA